One window from the genome of Glycine soja cultivar W05 chromosome 12, ASM419377v2, whole genome shotgun sequence encodes:
- the LOC114380395 gene encoding biotin synthase, mitochondrial-like — MFLARPIFRGPSLWALHSSYAYSSASAAAIQAERTIKERPRNDWSRDQVKSIYDSPILDLLFHGAQVHRHAHNFREVQQCTLLSIKTGGCSEDCSYCPQSSKYDTGVKGQRLMNKEAVLQAAKKAKEAGSTRFCMGAAWRDTLGRKTNFNQILEYVKDIRDMGMEVCCTLGMLEKQQAVELKKAGLTAYNHNLDTSREYYPNIITTRTYDERLQTLEFVRDAGINVCSGGIIGLGEAEEDRVGLLHTLSTLPTHPESVPINALVAVKGTPLEDQKPVEIWEMIRMIATARIIMPKAMVRLSAGRVRFSMPEQALCFLAGANSIFTGEKLLTTPNNDFDADQLMFKVLGLLPKAPSLNEGETNVTEDYKEAAFSS, encoded by the exons ATGTTTTTGGCGAGACCCATTTTCCGAGGACCCTCCCTTTGGGCGTTGCACTCTTCCTATGCATATTCCTCTGCCTCTGCAGCTGCTATTCAAGCTGAGAGAACCATCAAAGAAAGGCCCAGAAACGATTGGAGCCGAGACCAAGTCAAATCCATCTACGACTCTCCCATTCTCGATCTTCTCTTCCACGGG GCTCAAGTTCACAGACATGCTCATAACTTCAGGGAAGTTCAGCAGTGTACTCTTCTGTCTATCAAAACAGGAGGGTGCAGTGAAGATTGTTCCTATTGTCCTCAATCCTCTAAGTATGATACAGGAGTCAAAGGCCAACGCCTTATGAACAAGGAAGCTGTTCTCCAGGCTGCAAAGAag GCAAAAGAGGCTGGGAGCACTCGCTTTTGTATGGGTGCTGCGTGGAGGGATACACTAGGAAGAAAGACCAACTTCAACCAGATCCTTGAATATGTGAAAGACATAAG GGACATGGGAATGGAGGTTTGTTGCACCCTTGGCATGCTGGAGAAACAGCAGGCTGTTGAACTCAAGAAGGCAGGTCTCACTGCTTATAATCACAATCTTGACACTTCAAGGGAGTATTATCCAAACATAATCACAACAAGGACTTATGATGAGCGTCTTCAAACCCTTGAGTTTGTTCGGGATGCAGGGATCAATGTTTGTTCTG GAGGAATTATAGGGCTTGGAGAAGCAGAGGAGGATCGTGTAGGTTTGTTACATACATTGTCAACACTCCCCACCCATCCAGAGAGTGTTCCTATTAATGCACTTGTTGCTGTAAAGGGAACCCCTCTTGAGGATCAGAAG CCTGTTGAAATATGGGAGATGATTCGCATGATAGCGACTGCACGTATCATAATGCCAAAAGCAATGGTAAGATTATCAGCTGGCAGAGTTCGATTCTCCATGCCTGAGCAGGCATTGTGCTTTCTGGCCGGTGCAAATTCTATATTCACTGGTGAAAAGCTTCTCACTACTCCTAATAATGATTTTGATGCTGATCAACTCATGTTTAAAGTTCTTGGACTCCTCCCAAAAGCTCCAAGCTTAAATGAAGGTGAAACTAATGTGACAGAAGATTATAAGGAAGCAGCTTTTTCTAGTTGA